From Ananas comosus cultivar F153 linkage group 8, ASM154086v1, whole genome shotgun sequence, one genomic window encodes:
- the LOC109713707 gene encoding uncharacterized protein LOC109713707: MGSSLRELEALQTRILERIAHLELSLHAHRLSPLSLSSGDGAVTGGGGGGGDGGGGGFSTESRLSAVLFAGGVRDFSFKRVPSDYYDRSLEERRDILGAPSIDHLCKSIVLVNTQAPASVADCSNHSNSKYYIVVIQYKARLNAENIKNSIYTLNDRQIPKKKFNFRLAPEEESVALTGYVHNAVTCIGMKTNIPVILDEAIAKLEPNFFWLGGGEVDLKLGIRTPQFINAVNPFVVSCS, translated from the exons ATGGGCTCGTCTCTGCGAGAGCTCGAGGCGCTTCAAACCCGAATCCTCGAACGTATAGCCCATCTCGAGCTCTCCCTCCACGCCCATCGCCTCTcgcctctctccctctcctccggcgacggcgccgtcaccggcggcggcggcggcggcggcgatggcggcggtggtggctTCTCCACCGAGTCGCGCCTCAGCGCTGTTCTATTTGCCGGCGGAGTCCGCGACTTCTCGTTCAAGCGCGTGCCATCCGATTACTACGATCGGAGCCTCGAGGAGAGGCGCGATATCTTGGGCGCCCCCTCGATCGATCACCTCTGCAAGAGCATCGTCCTC GTCAATACTCAAGCTCCTGCAAGTGTTGCGGATTGCAGCAATCATAGCAATTCAAAGTATTACATTGTTGTCATTCAG TACAAGGCTCGCCTTAATGCTGAAAACATCAAAAACTCCATTTACACACTGAACGACAGGCAGATACCAAAGAAGAAATTCAACT TTAGGCTTGCACCAGAAGAGGAGTCGGTTGCACTCACAGGATATGTGCATAACGCAGTGACATGTATTGGAATGAAAACAAACATTCCG GTAATTTTAGATGAAGCGATCGCCAAGTTGGAGCCAAACTTTTTCTGGTTGGGCGGTGGAGAAGTTGATCTAAAGCTCGGGATTAGGACCCCTCAATTTATAAATGCTGTTAATCCCTTCGTGGTGAGCTGTAGCTAA